A window of the Clupea harengus unplaced genomic scaffold, Ch_v2.0.2, whole genome shotgun sequence genome harbors these coding sequences:
- the LOC122132447 gene encoding inactive histone-lysine N-methyltransferase 2E-like, protein MAWDTSATESGDEVPLELYSAFQHAPTSLTLTTARLGHKPPEKKRKRSGDKEPPTTARAKKAFREGSRKSSRVKGSAPDVDPSDSPSLWESKMQLWTERYEEASSNQYSEDVQTLLRIKEASHVKTLAYNTHTASFKPPWR, encoded by the exons ATGgc atgggACACCAGCGCCACGGAGAGCGGAGACGAGGTTCCGCTGGAGCTGTATTCGGCCTTCCAGCACGCGCCCACCAGCCTGACCCTCACCACCGCTCGCCTGGGCCACAAGCCGCCTGAAAAGAAGCGAAAGAGAAGCGGCGACAAGGAGCCGCCCACCACAGCTCGCGCGAAAAAG gCCTTCCGGGAGGGGTCACGGAAGTCCTCCAGAGTGAAG GGTTCGGCCCCTGACGTGGACCCGAGCGACTCTCCGTCGCTGTGGGAGAGTAAGATGCAGCTGTGGACGGAGCGCTACGAGGAGGCCAGCAGCAACCAGTACAGCGAGGACGTGCAGACGCTGCTGCGCATCAAGGAGGCCAGCCACGTCAAGACGCTggcctacaacacacacaccgccagctTCAAGCCCCCGTGGAGGTAA